A stretch of the Actinoalloteichus fjordicus genome encodes the following:
- a CDS encoding SbcC/MukB-like Walker B domain-containing protein translates to MTTTAPAELLYSPARPSRRRWEPVRAGITGLFHYDEQIFTFHRGRLLLRGNNGSGKSMALEVLLPYVLDADLAPERLSTFGVRDRGMFLWLLGHDPDEGRASARGYVWVEFGRITDNGDEFYTVGAGLHGARASKRVTAWYFTTAGRVGHQFELGVAGTEPKSSNQLAAALADLNAAGVIGRVHPTPDAHRQEVNRVLFGLDDRQFEALRKTLLHLRKPKLSDKLSETKLDEVLRDSLPSVNQAIIDELADGFERLDRHREIIAELTAAHAALAEISTAYTDFLNLLVGRRAADVVDAVQEADKTGKLAAKAAEDCANAESSLAQTQKQTEKVRSEIRSLGIEIESIRMLDLYKEGAELTPLREKAAALTSLAKASRDQAAELQHAAARSREAAISAAADANTAALTRDERAARADSIASLLPHAALSTLAATLVRHLDGSSEDSFAALAELRDTVRARIEELDRLRDLVSRSHKALQLARVAAEATTKAKYRVVDAEKDAEDARTVRSEELSNYLAAVTEWIAGSTQLVLGSTPPETWPSEFPERAVRRWSDGAAQTRRTALAAEARALESILSAVTPLVRQAADLSTRGQALGLSLSTVWTKASLVRDARIDFAERVSTWFINLVELTRTAEVPEVLRVPAPRELHRDDVVEWASKAATVRLIALEREATVIKSELASLQEVLTQKQGEHSRLESGGLPRLPVPAERLADREGRVGSPLFLLVDFVPGLDQGDHQRAMLEAALVGSELADAWVFPDGTIAAGPDGEPLLDVQISTQQPAVRAPLSAALCPDPALPPDGPVSAEVVRAMLARIGLADTAAETSDGLTVAWDGTWSSGPLRGAFQKNQVELIGAGSREAMRLRLIADLAVEISNLESASSELQEKLRASQRTAAQAELERGSVPANQQVRAAESEQSQAISDTAALLRRVIEETDALAAAAHQVTSAALNTLSSLGLSHELPGTHLTFAQIEAGVAGTITSMLDGVWTDKPDEPDVTAVLAPVQLITTAASEWQRIADRAAEGITAVGVRSGELESQAARRPSETALVTATFEVVLKTRIGQGRVAELKNVQEAEVAATDERDAAAGVAEAALEVADLSDHRDRLDDLRADTERFRPSAEDWINAAAQCLRLTRAATIAHEEAGTSEVIAARSAQRAADAEQEALLAQQKYDSLNAHMGKPHQELMLRLAGLESRHAQQTSALEGSATQELERGRVAERRKGEAANAVTKVDEATARLNVLTESLADVHRLGLLRVPGVAEQPARFGEDPLRPDQLKAVCGWAVSLLPKTHKSAEQQDKAQTRAGQVRTKKEQDLTGHVVLRERVDRGVFALTASRNGRERPLHDTVAVLAHDLIQTEKLLEKEEAELFERFLSDEVRLEVGQRVQAAVALVQQMNGLMSKHATSSGYLFKLRWVATAEAEMPPDMMELLRKPEGLLFRSERDRLSAFYRRRIASTRTATTSVPWREQLAAMLDYRTWHRFELMTKKSPSDWAKLDRRRHGAMSGGEKAVALHLPLFAAAATHCEASRIVVHENGRTSPGCPRLILLDEVFAGVDAKNRGALFDLVTELDLDLVATSESELGLYQELDGISIYHLIVDDALPGVLAARSVWDGRTSHDMLDHDLNEDL, encoded by the coding sequence ATGACCACCACGGCTCCCGCGGAGTTGCTCTACAGCCCTGCCCGCCCGTCGCGGCGACGTTGGGAACCGGTGCGCGCCGGTATCACCGGTCTCTTCCACTACGACGAACAGATCTTCACCTTCCACCGCGGACGGCTGCTGCTTCGCGGTAACAATGGGTCCGGCAAGTCGATGGCGCTAGAGGTGCTGCTTCCCTACGTGCTGGACGCCGACCTCGCGCCGGAACGACTGTCGACCTTCGGCGTCCGCGACCGCGGCATGTTCTTGTGGTTGCTCGGTCACGACCCGGATGAGGGCCGCGCCAGCGCACGTGGCTACGTGTGGGTCGAGTTCGGCAGGATCACCGACAACGGTGATGAGTTTTACACAGTCGGCGCCGGACTGCATGGTGCCCGTGCGAGCAAACGCGTGACCGCCTGGTACTTCACCACGGCAGGCCGGGTGGGTCACCAGTTCGAGCTCGGCGTCGCGGGCACGGAGCCCAAGAGCTCGAACCAGCTCGCTGCCGCGTTGGCCGATCTCAATGCCGCAGGTGTGATCGGCCGTGTCCACCCGACGCCGGACGCCCATCGCCAGGAGGTCAACCGGGTCCTCTTCGGACTCGACGATCGCCAGTTCGAGGCGCTCCGCAAGACGTTGCTGCATCTGCGCAAGCCCAAGCTGTCGGACAAGCTCTCCGAGACCAAGCTGGACGAGGTCCTTCGCGACTCGTTGCCGTCGGTGAATCAGGCGATCATCGACGAGCTGGCGGACGGCTTCGAGCGGTTGGACAGGCACCGCGAGATTATCGCCGAGCTCACCGCAGCCCACGCGGCGCTGGCTGAGATCAGCACCGCGTACACCGACTTCCTCAACCTGCTGGTCGGCCGCCGGGCGGCCGATGTCGTCGATGCGGTCCAGGAGGCCGACAAGACCGGGAAGCTCGCGGCCAAGGCTGCAGAAGACTGCGCGAACGCCGAGAGTTCCCTGGCGCAAACGCAAAAGCAGACGGAGAAAGTGCGATCCGAGATACGGTCGCTCGGCATCGAGATCGAGTCGATTAGGATGCTCGACCTCTACAAGGAGGGTGCCGAGCTGACGCCCCTGCGGGAGAAGGCCGCTGCGTTGACCTCGTTGGCGAAAGCAAGCCGCGACCAGGCCGCAGAACTTCAGCACGCGGCAGCACGGTCGCGAGAAGCGGCAATCTCGGCAGCTGCCGATGCCAACACCGCTGCTCTCACGCGAGACGAGCGAGCAGCGAGAGCCGATTCCATTGCCTCTCTCTTGCCGCACGCCGCGCTGTCAACGCTGGCAGCAACGCTGGTCAGGCACCTCGACGGGTCCTCCGAGGACAGTTTCGCTGCACTGGCAGAGCTGCGCGACACGGTGCGCGCTCGGATTGAGGAGCTGGACCGCCTACGTGACCTGGTCAGCCGATCGCACAAGGCGCTCCAGCTGGCCCGCGTGGCCGCCGAGGCTACGACCAAGGCGAAGTACCGCGTGGTCGACGCCGAAAAGGATGCCGAGGACGCCCGAACCGTCAGGAGCGAAGAGCTCTCAAACTACCTCGCCGCAGTGACCGAGTGGATCGCCGGCAGCACTCAGCTCGTGCTCGGCTCGACGCCACCGGAGACGTGGCCGTCCGAGTTCCCCGAACGTGCGGTCAGGCGGTGGTCCGATGGTGCGGCTCAGACTCGCCGCACCGCCCTGGCGGCTGAGGCTCGCGCGTTGGAGTCGATTCTGTCTGCCGTGACCCCGCTCGTACGGCAAGCGGCAGACCTGTCAACCCGAGGTCAGGCGCTCGGACTGTCGCTATCGACGGTGTGGACGAAGGCCAGCCTCGTGCGAGATGCGCGAATCGACTTCGCGGAGAGGGTGAGCACCTGGTTCATCAACCTCGTCGAACTGACCCGCACAGCGGAGGTACCGGAGGTCCTCCGCGTGCCCGCACCACGCGAGCTCCACCGCGACGATGTGGTCGAGTGGGCATCAAAAGCCGCAACCGTGCGCCTGATCGCACTCGAACGCGAGGCGACCGTGATCAAGAGCGAGCTGGCTTCGTTGCAGGAGGTTCTGACTCAGAAGCAGGGTGAACACAGTCGCCTGGAGTCGGGAGGCTTGCCACGGCTGCCAGTTCCCGCCGAGCGGCTTGCCGATCGCGAAGGCCGCGTGGGCTCGCCGCTGTTCCTCCTCGTGGACTTCGTGCCCGGACTGGACCAGGGCGATCACCAGCGGGCCATGCTGGAGGCTGCGCTGGTGGGTTCCGAACTCGCTGACGCGTGGGTGTTCCCGGACGGCACGATCGCAGCGGGCCCGGATGGCGAACCCCTTCTCGACGTCCAGATCAGCACTCAGCAGCCAGCTGTGCGCGCTCCCCTGTCGGCCGCGTTGTGCCCGGACCCAGCCTTGCCCCCGGACGGGCCAGTCTCCGCGGAGGTGGTGCGTGCCATGCTCGCCAGGATCGGTCTCGCCGACACGGCTGCCGAGACCAGTGACGGCCTCACTGTGGCGTGGGACGGCACCTGGTCCTCCGGTCCGTTGCGCGGCGCGTTTCAAAAGAACCAAGTCGAGCTCATCGGCGCGGGTAGTCGCGAAGCGATGCGCCTGCGTCTCATTGCCGACCTCGCCGTAGAGATCAGCAACCTCGAATCCGCCAGCTCCGAGCTGCAGGAGAAGCTGCGGGCCTCCCAGCGGACTGCGGCTCAGGCCGAGCTGGAACGCGGCTCGGTTCCGGCGAATCAACAGGTGCGGGCAGCAGAAAGCGAGCAGTCGCAAGCAATCAGCGACACCGCCGCCCTGCTTCGCCGCGTCATCGAAGAGACCGACGCGTTGGCCGCGGCAGCGCACCAGGTCACGTCCGCAGCGCTGAACACGTTGTCCTCCTTGGGTTTGTCACACGAGCTGCCAGGTACTCATCTGACCTTCGCCCAGATCGAGGCCGGGGTTGCCGGGACGATCACGTCGATGCTCGACGGGGTGTGGACCGACAAGCCGGATGAGCCGGACGTGACGGCTGTCCTCGCACCGGTCCAGCTCATCACGACCGCAGCCTCCGAATGGCAGAGGATCGCGGACCGTGCCGCAGAAGGGATCACTGCTGTCGGCGTGCGCTCTGGTGAGCTCGAAAGCCAAGCCGCTCGGCGGCCGTCGGAGACCGCACTGGTGACCGCCACCTTCGAAGTTGTCCTCAAGACGCGTATCGGTCAGGGCCGGGTCGCGGAGCTCAAAAACGTGCAGGAAGCCGAGGTCGCGGCCACTGACGAGCGTGACGCGGCAGCAGGCGTGGCGGAGGCCGCGCTGGAGGTCGCGGACCTGTCGGACCACCGTGATCGGCTGGACGATCTGCGTGCCGACACCGAACGGTTCAGGCCGTCCGCAGAGGACTGGATCAACGCTGCCGCCCAATGCTTGCGCCTCACCCGTGCGGCCACTATCGCGCACGAGGAGGCGGGCACGTCCGAGGTGATCGCAGCGCGCTCAGCGCAGCGTGCGGCGGACGCCGAGCAGGAAGCACTTCTCGCGCAACAGAAGTATGACAGCCTCAACGCGCATATGGGCAAGCCCCACCAGGAACTCATGCTCAGGCTCGCGGGGCTGGAGTCGAGGCACGCCCAGCAGACATCAGCACTCGAAGGTTCGGCCACACAGGAACTCGAGCGCGGCCGAGTCGCCGAACGCAGGAAGGGCGAGGCCGCGAACGCGGTCACCAAGGTCGACGAAGCGACCGCGCGGCTGAACGTGCTGACCGAGTCACTCGCCGACGTACACAGGCTCGGTCTCCTCAGGGTTCCCGGTGTTGCGGAGCAGCCCGCGCGCTTCGGCGAGGATCCGCTGCGCCCCGATCAGCTCAAGGCGGTATGCGGCTGGGCCGTCTCACTGCTGCCGAAGACGCACAAGAGTGCAGAACAACAGGACAAGGCGCAGACCCGAGCCGGGCAGGTGCGGACCAAGAAGGAGCAGGACCTAACCGGGCACGTCGTGCTGCGGGAGCGAGTGGATCGCGGGGTTTTCGCGCTCACTGCGAGCCGCAACGGGCGAGAACGTCCGCTGCACGACACGGTCGCGGTGCTGGCGCACGATCTCATCCAGACCGAGAAGCTGCTGGAAAAGGAGGAGGCAGAGCTGTTTGAGAGGTTCCTCTCGGACGAGGTCCGGCTCGAAGTGGGCCAACGCGTTCAGGCCGCAGTGGCGCTCGTCCAGCAGATGAACGGGTTGATGAGCAAGCACGCCACCTCGTCCGGCTACCTGTTCAAACTGCGCTGGGTTGCCACTGCGGAGGCCGAGATGCCGCCGGACATGATGGAACTGCTGAGGAAACCGGAAGGTCTGCTATTCCGGAGTGAGCGGGACCGGCTGTCGGCGTTTTACCGGCGTCGCATCGCCAGCACGCGCACGGCCACGACCTCAGTGCCGTGGCGGGAGCAACTTGCGGCGATGCTCGACTATCGCACGTGGCACCGGTTCGAGCTCATGACTAAGAAGAGCCCCAGCGACTGGGCAAAGCTGGACCGCCGCCGGCACGGTGCAATGTCGGGCGGAGAGAAGGCCGTGGCATTGCACCTCCCGCTGTTCGCGGCGGCCGCGACGCACTGCGAGGCGAGCAGGATCGTCGTGCACGAAAACGGCAGAACCTCCCCGGGATGTCCCAGGCTCATCCTCCTCGACGAGGTCTTCGCCGGTGTGGACGCGAAGAACCGGGGCGCGCTGTTCGACCTAGTCACCGAGCTCGACCTCGATCTCGTCGCGACGAGCGAGTCCGAGCTCGGCCTTTACCAGGAACTTGACGGCATCTCGATCTATCACTTGATCGTCGACGATGCACTCCCAGGGGTACTCGCCGCCCGCAGCGTGTGGGACGGCCGAACCAGCCACGACATGCTCGACCACGATCTGAACGAGGACCTGTGA
- a CDS encoding recombinase family protein: MYARPHPGSAKAADGKLLHRLEPDPLAAPVVRRIFTEYVAGWGIFAIAEALTRDDIASPSAHNRSRNPHRSGIAWFKGAIRTILANSRYTGRQVWNKQRKDEALVDVDDVALGHVSKIRRNDPGKGLVDTVVHEPLTTPARRARQHVMAAKEWTATPANDTAPALVRTARLAVLRAVWTADAGQRARERCTTGAGSPPSTAWRTASSGQGPARGRRASGVVMSTSHVDTFDQSGLRR; the protein is encoded by the coding sequence GTGTACGCCAGGCCGCATCCGGGATCGGCCAAGGCCGCTGACGGGAAACTCCTGCACCGGCTGGAGCCGGACCCGTTGGCGGCACCGGTCGTGCGCAGGATCTTCACCGAGTACGTGGCCGGATGGGGAATCTTCGCGATCGCTGAAGCGCTCACCCGCGACGACATCGCCTCGCCCTCGGCCCACAACCGGTCGCGGAACCCGCACCGCTCGGGTATCGCATGGTTCAAGGGCGCGATCCGCACCATCCTGGCCAACTCCCGCTACACCGGGCGGCAGGTATGGAATAAGCAGCGCAAGGACGAGGCCCTCGTCGACGTCGATGACGTGGCACTGGGGCATGTGAGCAAGATTCGCCGAAACGACCCCGGCAAGGGTCTGGTCGACACCGTCGTGCACGAACCGTTGACGACACCGGCACGTCGAGCGCGCCAGCACGTGATGGCCGCCAAGGAGTGGACCGCGACACCCGCGAACGACACCGCACCCGCGCTTGTACGTACTGCGCGGCTTGCTGTGCTGCGGGCTGTGTGGACGGCAGATGCGGGCCAGCGAGCAAGGGAGCGCTGTACTACCGGTGCAGGTTCTCCACCGAGTACGGCCTGGCGAACTGCCTCCAGCGGCCAGGGACCCGCCCGAGGACGCAGAGCCTCCGGCGTTGTCATGTCAACCAGCCACGTCGACACATTCGATCAAAGTGGCCTACGACGCTAA
- a CDS encoding AbiJ-related protein: MRRELARALDLPNIVHHSDRFTQVLDDLWILDDDPLDAVFGDGERNLRARIDRHVFRNPGDWSTEELFEELGAFKALDARFGVFLERLASGDLSCDERAQRAFVEAVNPHLRQAGVELRETGARDGYPVFSVVSVGSHRGRPKNLIFASIGKKPDLRFRDAVDNDVEILGDPDDVLVYDRPIGSDGLRWRDLQAWWRETRGLDSDNEAKWDLYNRLTACLPHNSPPQRHLFEQYHRVHGSQVQDLPALLPEVWLHWDPQTAKARGKDALLRFRMDFLLLLPYGRRVVLEVDGKHHYATKERAAPDVYARTMRGDRELKLSGYDVYRFGAAELADEEQAGIVVEAFFRDLYRTTGLSTA, from the coding sequence GTGCGGCGTGAGTTGGCCCGTGCCCTGGACCTTCCTAACATCGTCCACCACTCCGACCGGTTCACCCAGGTCCTGGACGATTTGTGGATCCTGGACGACGACCCGCTTGATGCGGTCTTCGGCGACGGTGAGCGCAACCTGCGTGCGCGCATCGACCGGCACGTCTTCCGCAATCCCGGGGACTGGTCGACCGAGGAGCTGTTCGAGGAACTCGGCGCCTTCAAGGCCCTCGACGCCCGGTTCGGGGTCTTCCTGGAGCGGCTGGCGTCGGGTGACCTCAGCTGCGACGAGCGGGCACAGCGAGCGTTCGTCGAGGCGGTCAACCCACACTTGCGCCAGGCCGGGGTCGAACTGCGGGAGACCGGTGCGCGCGACGGTTACCCGGTGTTCAGCGTGGTCTCCGTCGGCTCGCACCGCGGCCGCCCGAAGAACCTGATCTTCGCCTCCATCGGTAAGAAGCCCGACCTGCGGTTCCGCGACGCGGTCGACAACGACGTCGAGATCCTCGGAGACCCTGACGACGTCCTGGTCTACGACCGACCCATCGGCAGCGATGGGCTGCGGTGGCGCGACCTCCAGGCATGGTGGCGGGAGACGCGCGGCCTGGACAGCGACAACGAAGCCAAGTGGGACCTGTACAACAGGCTCACAGCCTGCCTGCCGCATAACTCGCCTCCGCAGCGCCACCTGTTCGAGCAGTACCACCGCGTCCACGGCTCCCAGGTGCAGGATCTTCCGGCCTTGCTGCCGGAGGTCTGGCTGCACTGGGATCCCCAGACCGCGAAGGCGCGGGGCAAGGATGCCTTGCTGAGGTTTCGGATGGACTTCCTGCTCCTGCTGCCCTACGGGCGGCGGGTGGTGCTAGAGGTCGACGGCAAGCACCACTACGCCACCAAGGAGCGAGCGGCCCCGGACGTCTACGCCAGGACTATGCGCGGTGACCGTGAACTCAAGCTCAGCGGTTATGACGTCTATCGGTTCGGCGCCGCCGAACTCGCCGACGAGGAGCAAGCGGGCATCGTCGTCGAGGCGTTCTTCCGTGACCTTTACCGCACGACCGGCCTGTCGACTGCCTAG
- a CDS encoding TIGR02677 family protein encodes MTGDEAPVYRAIVDVLFDGAAEYRSDLTITVIEDALKCSDPPVVIEPKVLTDRLTQLHIWGNVDRDRDESWAPDLRSYELRAFVYNLSSKGEAAHEAVLGLEETLLRTIGLQRVALLHIGSVLGELVDQIALDTPDGDTVHNLAVELHRTFKTLTGNTGRFLQRVNHILNAPAVEIDEYLLFKVDTIHYLVEFTDHLEKVSDDVVLLFSRIDEMPEKYAAALEAGAKASGERIIDQAGSSMSWTEEAVLRIDGVRHWFVPVDGTPTGGQRLHRMVRRAVLGIGPLLDRVRDARLAGSGRASELLSLARKFTTAPNDEAAHALWHNEFGLAGARHFYDEAPQDGGPIIGDWWNAPAARHTIKLRAISANDQTGRARRTPNHGATKRFLAELARKRLAEHENAHLALVRLGRTKLSNIRRLANHATLELLAQLIAQVQQAPHDPVRGRRTALSMDGRLNITLADPIAGSAARISSPSGHWTLPDYQIHVRWTEES; translated from the coding sequence GTGACGGGTGACGAGGCACCCGTGTACCGCGCGATCGTCGACGTGCTCTTCGACGGTGCCGCCGAGTACCGTTCGGACCTGACCATAACCGTGATCGAGGACGCGCTCAAGTGCTCAGATCCGCCGGTAGTCATAGAGCCGAAGGTGCTGACGGACCGGCTGACACAACTTCACATCTGGGGCAACGTCGACCGCGACCGGGACGAGAGCTGGGCCCCTGACCTGCGATCCTACGAACTCCGAGCCTTTGTCTATAATCTCAGCTCGAAAGGAGAGGCCGCGCACGAGGCGGTGCTCGGGCTTGAGGAGACGCTACTCAGGACGATTGGTCTGCAGCGCGTGGCCCTGCTTCACATCGGATCCGTACTCGGGGAGCTCGTGGACCAGATCGCTCTGGACACGCCGGATGGAGACACTGTTCACAACCTTGCCGTGGAATTGCATCGAACGTTTAAGACGCTCACTGGGAACACGGGGCGTTTCCTCCAGCGGGTGAACCACATCCTCAACGCTCCCGCTGTGGAAATCGACGAGTATCTGCTCTTCAAAGTGGACACGATCCACTACCTCGTCGAGTTCACCGACCACCTCGAGAAGGTGTCGGACGACGTGGTGCTCCTGTTCTCGCGGATCGACGAGATGCCAGAGAAGTACGCGGCAGCACTGGAAGCAGGAGCGAAGGCGTCCGGCGAGCGGATCATCGACCAAGCTGGCTCCTCGATGTCCTGGACCGAAGAAGCAGTGCTGCGCATCGACGGAGTGCGGCACTGGTTCGTTCCCGTCGACGGCACGCCGACCGGCGGACAGAGACTGCACCGCATGGTGCGGCGCGCGGTGCTGGGCATCGGTCCGCTGTTGGACCGCGTACGCGACGCACGTCTCGCCGGATCCGGTCGCGCTTCCGAACTGCTGTCGCTGGCCCGCAAGTTCACGACCGCGCCGAACGACGAGGCAGCGCACGCATTGTGGCACAACGAGTTCGGTCTCGCTGGCGCCCGACACTTCTACGACGAGGCACCTCAGGACGGCGGTCCGATCATCGGGGACTGGTGGAACGCCCCGGCAGCCCGTCACACGATTAAGCTGCGTGCAATCTCCGCCAACGACCAGACAGGCCGGGCGCGGAGGACGCCGAACCACGGGGCCACGAAGCGATTCCTCGCGGAACTCGCCCGCAAACGGCTCGCAGAGCACGAGAACGCACATCTAGCTCTCGTGCGGCTGGGCCGCACGAAACTCTCCAACATCCGGCGACTCGCTAATCACGCCACGTTGGAACTGCTCGCGCAACTAATCGCGCAGGTCCAGCAGGCACCACACGACCCGGTCCGAGGCCGGAGAACCGCATTGAGCATGGACGGCCGGTTGAATATCACGTTGGCGGATCCGATCGCTGGCTCCGCGGCGCGGATCTCGTCACCCAGCGGTCACTGGACGCTGCCCGACTACCAGATCCACGTTCGCTGGACCGAGGAGAGCTGA
- a CDS encoding TIGR02678 family protein produces the protein MVSGVSAEHDAAERARTIRALLHTPVLSRATDVFRLVCDHDVWLRRWFHETCGWRLVVEGRRGFARLHKVPDVDSPARPPLRTLRTDAKPFDRRRYALFCVTAAALSQFSRRQVSLQDLSGRIVDITGTEDDLTQYNASDKRERLALVDVLAMLAELGMITTVERRDDYEHNEHANALYTIDDRRLAQLVLPPDLDAEESVRHGVMRRLLDDPVLHVDEVDTEQLDVLNNSTGWIRRRLLDAGLLLERRASGWCAIDPTTESTDMRFPQTNAITDQAALLTVSRLGEQSDAVGTWLPRMRLRQVLTDVMTEFPHWAKGHRGEGGLDRLTDEVLDLLKAFDLIRLDELGFQLTPVAGRFRDVVVTTTGEKR, from the coding sequence ATGGTCTCAGGAGTTTCCGCCGAACATGATGCCGCAGAGCGAGCACGGACGATTCGAGCGCTACTCCACACTCCGGTGCTAAGCCGTGCCACTGACGTGTTCCGCCTCGTGTGCGACCACGATGTCTGGCTCCGGAGGTGGTTTCACGAGACCTGCGGCTGGCGACTCGTCGTCGAGGGAAGAAGGGGCTTCGCTCGTCTGCACAAGGTCCCGGACGTGGACTCACCCGCACGACCACCGCTGCGGACACTTCGCACGGACGCGAAGCCGTTCGACCGCAGGCGGTACGCGCTGTTCTGTGTAACCGCCGCCGCTCTGAGCCAGTTCTCCCGCAGGCAGGTTTCGTTGCAGGACCTCTCCGGTCGCATCGTGGACATCACCGGTACTGAGGACGACTTGACTCAGTACAACGCGTCAGACAAACGTGAACGCCTCGCGCTGGTCGACGTTCTGGCAATGCTTGCCGAGCTCGGCATGATCACCACCGTCGAGCGACGCGATGACTACGAACACAACGAACACGCGAACGCTCTCTACACCATCGACGACCGCCGCCTCGCCCAGCTCGTCCTGCCACCCGATCTCGACGCGGAGGAGAGCGTCCGGCACGGTGTGATGCGCAGGCTCTTGGACGACCCCGTCCTGCACGTCGACGAGGTCGACACCGAACAGCTCGACGTTCTCAACAACTCCACCGGCTGGATCCGCCGCCGATTGCTGGACGCGGGTCTACTGCTCGAACGCCGTGCCAGTGGCTGGTGCGCCATCGATCCGACGACTGAGTCGACAGACATGCGCTTCCCCCAAACCAACGCCATCACAGACCAGGCCGCGCTTTTAACGGTCAGCAGGCTCGGCGAGCAGTCGGACGCAGTCGGAACTTGGTTGCCTCGCATGCGTCTTCGGCAAGTGCTGACCGACGTCATGACCGAGTTCCCGCACTGGGCCAAGGGACATCGAGGCGAGGGAGGCCTCGACAGACTCACCGACGAGGTGCTGGACCTCCTGAAAGCCTTCGACCTGATCCGTCTCGACGAGCTCGGCTTCCAGCTCACACCCGTCGCGGGCCGCTTCCGCGACGTCGTCGTCACCACCACCGGAGAGAAGCGATGA
- a CDS encoding Wadjet anti-phage system protein JetD domain-containing protein, translating into MNEESTTVPEVLQAPSWKWLRTTVRQRLETDGGAANVVIDIDALTSAESEVFRWLLKVPASRRGSVRVRLRRLDDELTARVTNGIDLRSTLALLGGPLEDRRARKRQERSDKLARDVGTYDEFLRLTAAEPKLEREHVALLETPPSPTLRVPSASRSGTTSWAVYEFALRAAVVWLTEDGDGYRLTAKALAGKAWRDTKALWTMPRRFAFGNLIRQSFDTAVDEADTELRMRGPFTWTADEDTIADAATTTPWIGLPALGLRTLGYPHFNARGVLLVENSDAFDRVCAMPEIVESWLCVWGAGFASEGLIRFLQPLTVPIAAWQDLDVDGIRIIGDLSARLGREVRPVGMSVQRWENGIKRKQDASEHARAQRLAKGLATHGPVPLRELAARIAETGEGCEHETLYRQVLPRLRQELDALEE; encoded by the coding sequence GTGAACGAAGAATCCACTACTGTGCCCGAGGTCCTGCAAGCGCCGAGCTGGAAGTGGCTCCGTACAACCGTGCGCCAGCGCCTTGAAACAGACGGAGGCGCAGCCAACGTAGTCATCGACATCGACGCGTTGACCTCGGCTGAGTCCGAGGTGTTCCGGTGGCTCCTCAAGGTGCCAGCGTCCCGGCGGGGCTCTGTCCGGGTGCGCCTGCGCCGCCTCGATGACGAGCTGACGGCCCGAGTGACCAACGGGATCGACCTCCGGAGCACCCTCGCCCTCCTGGGCGGTCCGCTCGAAGACCGGCGGGCTAGGAAGCGGCAAGAACGCTCAGACAAGCTCGCGCGCGACGTGGGAACCTACGACGAGTTTCTGCGGCTGACAGCAGCCGAGCCCAAGCTGGAGCGGGAACACGTCGCGTTGCTCGAAACACCTCCTTCCCCCACTCTGCGGGTCCCGTCCGCATCGCGCAGTGGCACGACGTCCTGGGCTGTGTACGAGTTCGCGCTCCGCGCGGCCGTTGTCTGGCTGACAGAAGACGGCGACGGATATCGGCTGACGGCCAAAGCACTCGCGGGAAAAGCCTGGCGCGACACCAAGGCTCTTTGGACAATGCCGCGCCGATTCGCCTTCGGCAACCTGATCCGCCAGTCGTTCGACACGGCAGTCGACGAGGCCGACACCGAGCTTCGCATGCGAGGCCCGTTCACCTGGACTGCGGATGAGGACACGATCGCCGACGCTGCCACCACGACGCCGTGGATCGGTCTGCCTGCCCTCGGCCTGCGCACCCTGGGCTATCCGCACTTCAACGCACGCGGTGTCCTCCTAGTGGAGAACAGCGACGCGTTCGACAGGGTGTGCGCGATGCCGGAGATCGTCGAGTCGTGGCTGTGCGTATGGGGTGCCGGATTCGCCAGCGAGGGCCTCATCCGGTTCCTGCAGCCGCTGACCGTTCCGATCGCAGCCTGGCAGGACCTGGACGTCGACGGCATCAGGATCATCGGCGACCTCTCGGCACGACTCGGCCGGGAAGTCAGGCCCGTCGGAATGTCTGTGCAGCGGTGGGAGAACGGCATCAAGCGGAAGCAGGACGCCAGCGAGCACGCCCGCGCTCAAAGGCTCGCCAAAGGGCTCGCGACGCACGGCCCGGTTCCGTTGCGTGAGCTGGCGGCTCGCATCGCCGAGACTGGTGAGGGCTGCGAACACGAGACCTTGTATCGGCAGGTGCTGCCTAGACTCAGGCAGGAACTCGACGCGTTGGAGGAATAG